One part of the Anaeromyxobacter sp. Fw109-5 genome encodes these proteins:
- a CDS encoding DUF4437 domain-containing protein: MALTLALAAPAAGEPEPRNIIRPAVEHAWTRQSPDVPLRYTVLWGDRDRDGGVGELVTMPPGFDSRLHAHSGDYHGVLISGTWVHIDAQGRGGDTPLLPGSYVRQAGAEMHIDRCISKEPCVLFTFQYARSDVIWPSATK, translated from the coding sequence GTGGCCCTGACGCTCGCCCTGGCCGCGCCCGCCGCCGGCGAGCCAGAGCCGCGCAACATCATCCGCCCGGCCGTCGAACACGCCTGGACGCGGCAATCGCCGGACGTTCCCCTGCGCTACACCGTGCTCTGGGGCGACCGCGACAGAGACGGCGGCGTCGGCGAGCTGGTGACGATGCCGCCCGGCTTCGACTCGCGCCTGCACGCCCACAGCGGCGACTATCACGGCGTGCTGATCTCGGGGACGTGGGTGCATATCGACGCCCAGGGCAGGGGCGGCGACACGCCCCTCCTCCCGGGCTCCTATGTCCGCCAGGCGGGCGCCGAGATGCACATCGACCGCTGTATCAGCAAGGAGCCCTGCGTGCTGTTCACATTCCAATACGCCCGCTCCGACGTGATCTGGCCCTCCGCGACGAAGTGA
- a CDS encoding type IV toxin-antitoxin system AbiEi family antitoxin — MKLARSASKRARVYGTPLSGREVSLLAEWERGRRVVLTIDDLRDAVGADAAQDVAWRLVRKKALARIGRGRYLVRPLRTLNRPTTPSAPVLAAALLQGERYYLGGLWALTFHRLSEQQYTSTLDAFVVRRHAGRRLGAARLAFHRARAERFAYGLTTETVEGVRVSLSDPERTILDLLDVPSLAGSSDEGLRLAKLALPKVSSRKLIDYGARGSRSSTCQRLGVLLERAGTSRRALAPLLERVAATRSVLSMRQGFRRAGRLNPRWRVVENDA, encoded by the coding sequence ATGAAACTCGCGAGGAGCGCAAGCAAACGCGCAAGGGTTTACGGGACCCCGCTCTCGGGCCGCGAGGTGAGCCTGCTGGCGGAGTGGGAGCGTGGCCGGCGGGTCGTGCTCACGATCGATGACCTCCGCGACGCGGTCGGCGCGGATGCAGCACAGGATGTCGCCTGGCGGCTCGTCCGCAAGAAGGCGCTCGCGCGCATCGGCCGCGGCCGGTACCTCGTTCGCCCGCTACGGACACTGAACCGCCCGACGACGCCCTCCGCGCCGGTGCTCGCGGCGGCCTTGTTGCAGGGCGAGCGATACTACCTCGGCGGCCTCTGGGCCCTGACCTTCCATCGGCTGAGCGAGCAGCAGTACACGTCGACGCTGGATGCCTTCGTGGTGCGCCGCCACGCCGGCCGCCGCCTGGGCGCGGCTCGCCTGGCATTCCACCGCGCACGGGCCGAGCGGTTCGCGTACGGCCTCACGACGGAGACCGTCGAGGGGGTGCGGGTCTCGCTGAGCGACCCCGAGCGCACGATCCTCGACCTCCTCGATGTCCCTTCGCTCGCCGGAAGCAGCGACGAGGGTCTCCGCCTCGCGAAGCTCGCGTTGCCGAAGGTCTCCTCGCGCAAGCTGATCGACTACGGCGCGCGTGGATCGCGCAGCAGCACCTGCCAGCGGCTCGGCGTGCTGCTCGAGCGCGCGGGCACATCGCGAAGGGCGCTCGCGCCCCTCCTCGAGCGGGTGGCGGCGACGAGGTCCGTCCTGTCGATGCGGCAGGGTTTCCGTCGGGCTGGGCGCCTGAACCCGCGCTGGCGCGTGGTGGAGAACGACGCTTGA
- the istB gene encoding IS21-like element helper ATPase IstB, whose product MTPLDLVGLLADAEWEEREKKRLTARLRNARFRQEASVEDIDYQHPRGLAKAVMLDLAFCRWVTAHQNVVFTGHTGVGKSYLACALGQRACREGYTVIYRRTSRLLDELVQARADGSHFNLLRRLAKTDVLILDDFGLEVLNAAQRKDLLEVLEDRYGVSSTIVTSQLEPKEWHFAIGDETIADAVCDRLVHNAQRVKLAGESIRKMKGDLTKGQKPAK is encoded by the coding sequence ATGACGCCGCTCGATCTCGTCGGCCTACTGGCCGACGCGGAGTGGGAGGAGCGCGAGAAGAAGCGGCTTACGGCGCGGCTGCGGAACGCGCGCTTTCGGCAGGAGGCGAGCGTCGAAGACATCGACTACCAGCACCCGCGCGGCCTCGCGAAGGCCGTCATGCTCGACCTCGCATTCTGCCGATGGGTGACCGCGCACCAGAACGTCGTCTTCACCGGGCACACCGGTGTCGGCAAGAGCTACCTCGCGTGCGCGCTCGGCCAGAGGGCCTGCCGCGAGGGCTACACCGTCATCTACCGCAGAACCTCGCGGCTGCTCGACGAGCTCGTCCAGGCGCGCGCCGACGGCAGCCACTTCAACCTGCTACGACGCCTCGCGAAGACGGACGTGCTCATCCTCGACGACTTCGGCCTCGAGGTGCTGAACGCCGCGCAGCGCAAGGATCTCCTCGAGGTGCTCGAGGACCGGTACGGCGTCTCCTCAACCATCGTGACGAGCCAGCTCGAGCCCAAGGAGTGGCACTTCGCCATCGGCGACGAGACCATCGCCGACGCGGTCTGCGACCGGCTCGTCCACAACGCCCAACGCGTGAAGCTCGCCGGCGAGTCCATCAGGAAGATGAAGGGCGACTTGACCAAGGGCCAGAAGCCGGCGAAGTAG
- a CDS encoding nucleotidyl transferase AbiEii/AbiGii toxin family protein — MSLPPLPDRALLADLCREAAAREGVEPQLVEKDFYLTRLLWALGQHFGDALLLKGGTLLSKVDLGFFRMSEDADLVLPGTPSRRSSKNIARMHAVRKALADVLAPVGMTARFPAGQLQHQAAHGTWQLDYASEFGPQGIMLEISIRPVLRPPREVRLRQLLADKLLGDPGDPRCFALDAREAHAEKVRAAFTREAIRDFYDLDRLLEAGADLSSAQFVELVDAKLAELKASPLIRQGRSFGLDANRLPGVPRPVQGRADADAVVLEEIRVLFGHCRSRASPATGSALQRDGASERGVDRLATNSSRCSTTPSRSRHPRTPSGSMTRVPGELHRAAERAATCFHARA, encoded by the coding sequence GTGAGCCTGCCCCCGCTCCCGGATCGCGCCCTGCTCGCGGACCTGTGCCGCGAGGCGGCTGCGCGAGAGGGGGTCGAGCCGCAGCTCGTCGAGAAGGACTTCTACCTGACCCGGCTCCTGTGGGCGCTCGGGCAGCACTTCGGCGATGCCCTCCTGCTCAAGGGCGGGACCCTCCTCAGCAAGGTGGACCTGGGCTTCTTCCGGATGTCGGAAGACGCCGACCTGGTGCTGCCAGGGACGCCGAGCCGGCGGAGCTCGAAGAACATCGCTCGCATGCACGCCGTCCGGAAGGCGCTCGCAGACGTCCTCGCGCCGGTCGGCATGACCGCCCGGTTCCCGGCGGGACAGCTTCAGCACCAGGCGGCCCACGGTACCTGGCAGCTCGACTACGCCTCCGAGTTCGGGCCGCAGGGCATCATGCTCGAGATCTCCATCCGCCCGGTGCTGCGGCCACCTCGCGAGGTCCGGCTGCGACAGCTGCTCGCGGATAAGCTGCTGGGTGATCCCGGCGACCCGCGCTGCTTCGCCCTCGACGCGCGCGAGGCCCACGCCGAGAAGGTCCGCGCCGCCTTCACGCGCGAGGCGATCAGGGACTTCTACGATCTCGATCGGCTGCTCGAGGCCGGCGCCGATCTTTCCTCGGCGCAGTTCGTGGAGCTGGTGGACGCCAAGCTCGCCGAGCTGAAGGCGTCTCCGCTCATCCGGCAGGGCAGGTCGTTCGGGCTGGACGCGAATCGGCTCCCAGGCGTACCGCGCCCCGTGCAAGGACGTGCGGACGCAGATGCAGTCGTGCTGGAGGAGATCCGCGTCCTCTTCGGGCACTGTCGTTCTCGCGCATCACCGGCGACGGGTAGTGCACTTCAGCGTGACGGTGCATCCGAGCGCGGAGTGGACCGCTTGGCAACGAATAGCTCGCGGTGCTCGACCACTCCGAGCCGCTCACGCCATCCGCGGACGCCCTCGGGATCGATGACCCGAGTACCAGGAGAGCTTCATCGAGCCGCTGAACGGGCCGCGACGTGCTTTCATGCACGGGCGTGA
- a CDS encoding DUF4437 domain-containing protein has product MSAKTLLVAATTLVLSPCLAAEPLAGNRYVPADKLPWYKEAPDLPVQLAPLWGDRAKGEGGTLLRTPGGFDSGLHNHTADYWAVVIEGEWRHWVPSTGEGKGVVLKPGAHWTQIKDQWHQDACVSKIPCTIFLFNRDPYVTHFPK; this is encoded by the coding sequence ATGTCTGCAAAGACACTGCTCGTTGCCGCCACCACGCTTGTTCTGTCGCCTTGCCTCGCCGCCGAGCCCCTGGCGGGCAACCGCTACGTGCCGGCCGACAAGCTGCCCTGGTACAAGGAAGCGCCCGACCTGCCGGTCCAACTCGCGCCCCTGTGGGGCGACCGGGCCAAAGGCGAAGGCGGCACGCTGCTTCGCACGCCGGGGGGCTTCGATTCAGGTCTCCACAACCACACGGCCGACTATTGGGCGGTCGTCATCGAGGGCGAGTGGCGTCACTGGGTGCCCTCCACCGGCGAGGGCAAGGGGGTGGTACTGAAGCCCGGCGCCCATTGGACCCAGATCAAGGACCAGTGGCACCAGGACGCCTGCGTTTCCAAGATCCCCTGCACGATCTTCCTGTTCAACAGGGACCCCTATGTCACCCATTTCCCGAAGTGA
- a CDS encoding VOC family protein yields the protein MKIQFVSSIAIVSPDPAESRKLFVDTLGLPLKRHEGDEYYFSEDIAGSKHFGVWPLAQAAQACFGNPVWPAELPIPQACIEFEVEDLESVAAAAEELRARGYELLHGPRTEPWGQTVARLLTIEGAIVGVSYAPWMHKA from the coding sequence ATGAAGATTCAGTTCGTTTCGAGCATCGCCATCGTCAGTCCCGATCCTGCGGAGAGCCGCAAGCTCTTCGTGGACACGCTGGGGCTGCCTCTGAAGCGGCACGAAGGCGACGAATACTATTTCAGCGAGGACATCGCCGGTTCGAAGCATTTCGGGGTTTGGCCCCTCGCACAAGCCGCGCAGGCCTGCTTCGGAAATCCGGTCTGGCCGGCTGAGCTGCCGATACCGCAGGCCTGCATCGAATTCGAAGTCGAAGACTTGGAGAGCGTCGCGGCGGCCGCCGAGGAGCTGAGGGCAAGGGGCTACGAGCTGCTCCACGGGCCGCGCACGGAACCCTGGGGCCAGACCGTCGCGCGCCTCCTGACGATCGAAGGGGCAATCGTCGGCGTCTCCTATGCGCCTTGGATGCACAAGGCGTGA
- a CDS encoding DUF2200 domain-containing protein, protein MDKKPRIFTMSFGSVYPLYVQKAAKKGRTKEEVDEIVAWLTGYSGAQLQRAIDAAVDFETFFAHAPRMNPNAGLITGVVCGVRVEDVADPLMQKIRYLDKLIDELAKGKKMASILRQ, encoded by the coding sequence ATGGACAAGAAGCCGCGGATCTTCACGATGTCGTTCGGGAGCGTGTACCCGCTCTACGTGCAGAAGGCAGCGAAGAAGGGGCGGACGAAGGAAGAGGTCGACGAGATCGTCGCGTGGCTCACGGGCTACAGCGGTGCGCAGCTTCAGCGCGCCATCGACGCTGCGGTCGACTTCGAGACGTTCTTCGCCCACGCGCCCCGGATGAATCCGAACGCGGGGCTCATCACCGGGGTGGTGTGCGGGGTACGCGTGGAAGACGTCGCTGACCCGCTGATGCAGAAGATCCGCTACCTCGACAAGCTGATCGACGAGCTCGCGAAGGGGAAGAAGATGGCGAGCATTCTCCGGCAGTAG
- a CDS encoding serine hydrolase, which produces MSSPVSYLLTVATVLASTFGPASAGAAPAAPLSARESDPRVMGWMQGFPPPADKLITQPESVYFSFPRLRWSVCNIRQLLPTKEVSRGLGAPVPLDSLPPRELEREQRAIDAVTFTPIGSEKPMTWEESLYANYTDGILVLHKGRIVYERYFGCLDGQGKHAAMSMTKSLTGLLAQIMVVEGTLNEAARVSEIIPEAGGSAFASATVRQVMDMTTGVRYSEDYADPKADIWIYSAAASPLPKPKGYQGPNGYWEYLQQVKPEGKHGEAFHYKTINSDMLGWIISRVSGKSVTELASERLWRRMGAEQDAYMTVDAKGVPFAGGGLSAGLRDLGRLGLLMLNEGVINGQRLFPAEAVRRIRSGGDPAKFGTAYPALIGGAYSSMWWIYPGDRGVIAARGVHGQTIYVDPTAHMVLVRFASFPKAQNPLIDPTSLPAFRALADYLTAK; this is translated from the coding sequence ATGTCTTCTCCCGTTTCGTATCTGCTCACCGTCGCCACCGTGCTCGCGTCGACGTTCGGACCGGCGTCTGCCGGGGCCGCTCCGGCTGCACCGCTCTCGGCACGGGAGTCGGATCCTCGGGTCATGGGATGGATGCAGGGCTTTCCGCCGCCCGCGGACAAGCTCATCACCCAGCCCGAGTCGGTCTACTTCAGCTTCCCCCGGCTGCGCTGGTCGGTCTGCAACATTCGCCAGCTCCTGCCGACCAAGGAGGTCAGCCGCGGCCTCGGCGCTCCCGTGCCCCTCGACTCCCTGCCGCCGCGCGAGCTGGAGAGAGAGCAGCGCGCGATCGACGCCGTAACGTTCACTCCCATCGGCAGCGAGAAGCCGATGACGTGGGAGGAGTCGCTCTACGCCAACTACACCGACGGAATCCTAGTCCTGCACAAGGGTCGCATCGTGTATGAGCGCTACTTCGGCTGCCTGGACGGGCAGGGGAAGCACGCGGCGATGTCGATGACCAAATCGCTGACCGGCCTTCTCGCCCAGATCATGGTGGTGGAAGGCACGCTCAACGAAGCGGCGCGTGTGTCCGAGATCATCCCGGAGGCGGGCGGGAGCGCGTTCGCCTCCGCCACGGTCCGACAGGTGATGGATATGACCACCGGCGTACGATACTCGGAGGACTACGCCGATCCGAAGGCGGACATCTGGATCTACTCGGCCGCAGCGAGCCCACTCCCGAAGCCGAAGGGGTATCAGGGTCCCAACGGATACTGGGAGTATCTCCAGCAAGTGAAGCCCGAGGGCAAGCACGGCGAGGCGTTCCACTACAAGACGATCAACTCGGACATGCTGGGCTGGATCATCTCGCGCGTTTCGGGCAAGTCGGTCACCGAGCTGGCATCGGAACGTCTGTGGCGGCGGATGGGGGCCGAACAGGACGCCTACATGACCGTCGACGCCAAGGGCGTGCCGTTCGCGGGCGGAGGGCTCAGCGCCGGACTGCGCGATCTCGGCCGTCTGGGCCTTCTGATGCTCAACGAAGGCGTCATCAACGGCCAGCGGCTGTTTCCGGCTGAAGCCGTGCGGCGGATCCGCAGCGGCGGAGATCCGGCGAAGTTCGGTACAGCGTATCCGGCGCTGATAGGTGGCGCCTACAGCAGCATGTGGTGGATCTACCCAGGCGATCGGGGAGTCATCGCCGCCCGCGGGGTTCACGGACAGACCATCTACGTGGACCCCACCGCTCACATGGTGCTGGTACGCTTCGCGTCCTTTCCCAAGGCGCAGAATCCGCTCATCGATCCGACCTCGTTGCCGGCGTTTCGAGCTTTGGCGGACTACTTGACCGCGAAGTAG
- a CDS encoding AraC family transcriptional regulator — protein sequence MLGDRTLCPPASPADLLSEVLQDLRLAQASYGRSELTAPFGIEIPFKEGVRFHFVVEGGCWILSAAREPIRLDAGDVVLLPHGTAHVMADRPGRRPLPLAEVAPHLIGNASYRIAHGGGGPRSLIVCCTIAFDGPTANPLLEMLPPVLLVRRAETRDPMLSQLLEMMAGEVMERRIGSVTIMARLADIVMTSIIRSWIEGQGDSNVSGWLAGVRDPQIGLALARIHRNPGHPWTVETLAAAAGMSRSSFAQRFVQLLNVSPARYLLQWRMRLAATWLRSGSMTVAEAAAQVGYDSDAGFSRAFKRAMGLPPVAAWMLPP from the coding sequence TTGCTGGGCGACCGCACGCTGTGTCCGCCGGCCTCCCCCGCGGACCTGCTGAGCGAGGTGTTGCAGGACTTGCGCCTGGCCCAAGCCTCGTATGGTCGGAGCGAGCTCACGGCGCCGTTCGGGATCGAGATTCCTTTCAAGGAAGGGGTGCGCTTCCACTTCGTTGTCGAGGGAGGTTGCTGGATCCTGAGCGCTGCCCGCGAGCCGATCCGGCTCGACGCCGGTGATGTCGTCCTCCTGCCGCATGGCACCGCCCACGTCATGGCTGACCGCCCGGGCCGCCGACCGCTGCCGCTGGCTGAGGTTGCGCCGCACCTGATCGGCAACGCCAGCTACCGGATCGCCCATGGCGGCGGCGGCCCGCGGTCACTGATCGTCTGCTGCACCATCGCCTTTGATGGTCCCACGGCGAACCCGCTGCTCGAGATGTTGCCGCCGGTCCTCCTTGTCCGCCGCGCCGAGACGCGCGACCCGATGCTGTCCCAATTGCTCGAAATGATGGCTGGCGAGGTCATGGAGCGGCGAATTGGCTCCGTCACGATCATGGCGCGGCTCGCCGACATCGTGATGACCTCGATTATCCGGAGCTGGATCGAGGGCCAGGGCGACTCCAACGTATCCGGCTGGCTCGCAGGCGTGCGCGATCCGCAGATAGGCCTGGCGCTCGCCCGCATCCATCGGAACCCAGGCCACCCCTGGACAGTGGAGACCCTGGCGGCCGCGGCCGGGATGTCGCGCTCCAGCTTCGCCCAGCGGTTCGTCCAGCTGTTGAACGTCTCTCCCGCGCGCTACCTACTGCAGTGGCGGATGCGGCTCGCGGCGACATGGCTGCGCAGCGGCTCGATGACCGTCGCCGAGGCGGCTGCGCAGGTGGGCTATGATTCCGACGCGGGGTTCAGCCGGGCCTTTAAGCGTGCCATGGGCCTGCCGCCCGTCGCCGCGTGGATGCTGCCGCCCTGA
- a CDS encoding transposase yields the protein MKAARRFAEFGEAGLVDQRAFNGARKVDARFVKEELERVLLSVPTEFGWQRTTWTRELLGRELERHRLPRVAACTMGRALCAIGARLGMPKPTVACPWDSARRKRVLARLRRLARTATAAEPVFFEDEMDVHLNPKIGRDWMPRGHRRYVLTPGQNKKRFVAGALNATTGKVAWVDAPSKASELFHKLVWKLLGEYRRVGSPSLTSSRTTGRSLTRGGTCTSTRSPSAARFTTRARCSVTRMAGWRSSRRHRSDWETGSF from the coding sequence GTGAAGGCAGCGAGGCGGTTCGCTGAGTTCGGCGAGGCGGGCCTCGTCGACCAGCGCGCTTTCAACGGCGCCCGCAAGGTGGATGCCCGCTTCGTCAAGGAGGAGCTCGAGCGCGTGCTGCTCTCGGTTCCGACCGAGTTCGGCTGGCAGCGCACCACCTGGACGCGCGAGCTGCTCGGCCGCGAGTTGGAGCGGCACCGCCTCCCTCGCGTGGCCGCCTGCACGATGGGCCGGGCACTCTGCGCGATCGGCGCTCGGCTCGGGATGCCGAAGCCGACCGTCGCCTGTCCCTGGGATTCCGCGCGCAGGAAGCGTGTCCTCGCGCGCCTGCGTCGACTCGCTCGGACCGCGACCGCCGCCGAGCCCGTCTTCTTCGAGGACGAGATGGACGTCCATCTCAACCCGAAGATCGGGCGGGACTGGATGCCGAGGGGGCACCGCCGCTACGTGCTCACGCCCGGCCAGAACAAGAAGCGCTTCGTCGCCGGGGCGTTGAACGCGACGACCGGGAAGGTCGCGTGGGTGGACGCGCCGTCCAAGGCGAGCGAGCTCTTCCACAAGCTCGTCTGGAAGCTTCTCGGCGAGTACCGTCGGGTGGGCTCTCCGAGCCTGACGTCCTCGCGAACCACCGGAAGATCGCTGACGCGTGGTGGAACCTGTACTTCGACACGGAGCCCTTCCGCGGCGCGATTCACCACTCGGGCACGCTGCTCCGTGACGCGGATGGCGGGCTGGAGATCATCACGGCGACACCGAAGCGACTGGGAGACCGGCTCGTTCTGA
- a CDS encoding transposase: protein MIHLRDVQRGLPDSFVLFGAMRPDAVLTALPAARPRKPGRPSRRGRPVAKPEAIAKDGRRPWLSCEATLYGVRRTVRYKSVDAQWYRACGVRLLRIVVVKVDDGAIGMRVFFASDPTIDVPTILETYAGRWAIEVCFRDLKQLLGFGDSSARKRAAVERTAPFVGLVYTTLVLWFAEGIHRSRIAAPPLRPWYRHKHGLCFADVLRAAQRALMPLDVLDPRRSLANLRKRRPPRAWSRESRLRLAA from the coding sequence ATGATCCATCTCCGAGACGTCCAGCGCGGACTCCCCGACAGTTTCGTGTTGTTCGGTGCGATGCGGCCTGATGCCGTGCTCACCGCTCTCCCGGCGGCGCGGCCCCGAAAGCCAGGCCGCCCGTCGAGGCGCGGTCGTCCCGTGGCCAAGCCCGAAGCCATCGCCAAGGATGGGCGGCGACCGTGGCTCTCCTGCGAGGCCACCCTCTACGGCGTTCGACGCACCGTTCGCTACAAGTCCGTCGACGCCCAGTGGTACCGCGCTTGCGGCGTCCGTCTCCTTCGCATCGTCGTCGTGAAGGTGGACGACGGCGCAATCGGAATGCGCGTCTTCTTCGCTTCCGACCCCACCATCGACGTCCCGACGATCCTCGAGACCTATGCCGGCCGTTGGGCGATCGAGGTCTGCTTCCGCGACCTCAAGCAGCTCCTCGGTTTCGGCGACTCCAGCGCCCGCAAGCGCGCCGCCGTCGAGCGCACCGCGCCGTTCGTCGGCCTCGTCTACACCACCCTCGTCCTCTGGTTCGCGGAGGGCATCCACCGCTCGCGGATCGCCGCGCCGCCACTGCGGCCCTGGTACCGCCACAAGCACGGCCTCTGCTTCGCCGACGTCCTTCGCGCCGCGCAGCGTGCGCTCATGCCCCTCGACGTTCTTGATCCACGTCGGAGTCTCGCCAACTTACGCAAACGTCGGCCGCCGCGCGCCTGGTCGCGAGAATCGCGGCTCCGACTCGCTGCGTAA